One region of Malania oleifera isolate guangnan ecotype guangnan chromosome 6, ASM2987363v1, whole genome shotgun sequence genomic DNA includes:
- the LOC131157108 gene encoding large ribosomal subunit protein eL31-like, translated as MVEKTKGRKEEVVTREYTINLHKRLHGCTFKKKAPKAIKEIKKFAQTAMATKDVRVDVKLNKHIWSRGIQSVPRRLRVRIARKRNDDEDVKEELYSLITVAKVPPEGLGGLGTKVIEEDDELFIDYVWENT; from the coding sequence ATGGTGGAGAAGACCAAGGGGAGAAAGGAGGAGGTGGTGACCAGAGAGTACACCATCAACCTTCACAAGCGCTTGCATGGCTGCACATTCAAAAAGAAAGCTCCAAAGGCCATCAAGGAAATCAAGAAGTTTGCACAAACAGCCATGGCAACCAAGGATGTGAGGGTGGATGTGAAGCTGAACAAGCATATTTGGAGCAGGGGTATCCAAAGTGTCCCTAGGAGGCTTAGAGTTCGCATTGCACGCAAGAGGAATGATGATGAAGATGTAAAGGAAGAGCTCTACTCGCTCATTACTGTTGCTAAAGTCCCACCTGAAGGACTTGGTGGCTTGGGAACCAAGGTCATCGAAGAAGATGATGAGTTGTTTAttgattatgtttgggaaaatacttgA